CGATATCAGATTTATAACTTTGGTATATCCGCTCAAGGCTATGGCATTTACTGCATTTTCTATTTGTGATTTTCTGACCGATTTCCACATTCAGTATTTCATCGTCAACATCGGAGAGAACCGCATATTGATAATCAGAACGATGAAGCGCATAATAACCGGCTGTTATACCGGTCAGCCCGAAGGAAAGCCCGAAAATAGCCAGCCCCAGCATAATCAGTTTGGTACCGAGCTGGGCATGTCGCCTGGCAATCACGACCTTGATCATAATCAGAGGCACAAGCAGCAGGGCCAGGATAACATGGATCATTGCCCGGGCCGGCAGCTCTTCCTGAAAACCGCCCGCCTTGACAACCATAAAAACCAGCATGGCGGCAAAAAGAACAAGGAACAGATACCCGAGGATGCGGTGCAGAAATATCCAACCTTTTTTCCAGGGGGTGTCCCGGACCTTTCCGGTCATCTCCAGCATGATGAGGACAGTTACTCCGCCGATAACAACCAACAGCGTTGCTAACATTGATGAAAAATGGGGATGCATGACAACCTACCTTGTTCCTTCCTTTTTTAATCTGCTCAAGCGATTTGCCGGAACGGTCTCGGGTCATCCGCGTCCACAGACGGTTACGTTCCCGAGCCTCCGGGGCAGGAGCGATCTTATCTAATCATAGTATCCTATTCATAGTGTCCTATTGTAACGCCGATCAGGATGAAAATGAAACCAGAAAATGAAACCAAAGAGTAAAGTTCCTATCAAAATCAACCTGAAACTGCGCTGGACATGCGGAGGTAATGCCGCTTTAATAATGCCGGTACAACAAGATACTCCCTCGGCCCCTGTTTACGCTGTTCAGACGACCTTAACTCAGGCCAATTCAACACCGGTAATTCGCGCCGACTCGGAATGCAGGGCCGCCAAATCCGTTCGATCAAGATCATGGACAGAATCCCTGCCGCAGCTGCGGGCAACGGATTTCACTTCCTCTGTCGCGGCCCGGATAAAACGGGCAATGCGGGCTGCTCCCTGTTCCACATCAAGCCGCCTGCGCAGTTTTTCATTCTGGGTTGCAATGCCGTGCGGACAATTGCCGAGATGACATTGGCGAAGATAGGTACAGCCCAGGGCGACCTTCAACGCACTGCCCATATACACGCCCTCGGCTCCCAGAGCAAGGGCCTTGGCAACATCTCCGGAATGACGAATACCGCCCGCCGCAATCAGGGTCACCCGATGAAACAGCTCCTCCCGCCGAAGAAAGTCGGCAACCCTGGGCAGGGCGTACAGCAAGGGCAGCCCGACATGATCCTTCATGGTAACGGAAGCGGAGCCGGTTCCGCCTTCACCGCCGTCAATAACCAACACATCAGGGATATATTCCTGATTAAAAATGGCCTTCAGATCATCCTCCAGATGCCCCCCGGCTATTTTCACCGCAATCGGCTTTCCCCGCGTGAGTTCACGGAGTTCAAAAATTTTCGCCGCCAGTTCTCCGCCGCCTCGAATATCAGCATGGGCTGCCGGTGAACCGGCAGCCTCTCCGATAGGGATTCTCCGGGCGGCGGCAATATCAACGCTGACATTTGCCGCCGGCAGCCGCGCCCCTGTCCCCGGATGAGCACCCTGGGCAAGCTTGATCTCCACCATATCCGCCAGGACCAACCGTTCCCTGGTCACGCCGAAACGACCCGGAGCATATTGCAGGGTGAGATATCGGGCAAGCTCCCGCTCCTCGTCCAGCATTCCTCCTTCTCCGGTATTGGCGATGGTTCCGGCTTGAGACGAGGCCAGGGCCAGGGCCATTTTGGCTTCTTTGCTCAAGGCACCATACGACATTGCGGCATTGAGAATCGGCGTTTTCAGGATAACAGGCTGTTGAGCCGCTTTTCCGAGCACGACTTCCGTGGTGACCTCAATCGTCTCGGAAAGAGGCATTTTGGCGATCACGGCGGGCCGGAAAATCAAATCATCCATATTCAGGAAAACTCTTGAGGTACCCTTGCCTTCACAAAACGGCTCCCCTGTCTCCGCCATTTCCTTAATCATCCGCACCGTCCTGATATCCCAATGCCCCGGTTTATCCCGATCGGCCTCTGTATAATCCATAAACAAATCAGCCGGGGCATTGCAGATCGGACAAAAATGAAAATCAAGACCTCCTGAATGCAGATAACCGCAAACCGAGCAGCGAGAGGTCTTCATCGCTCACCTCCTCCGACGCTGATCAATGTACAGAATATCAACGAAAAATTCATAAACCTTGTCTCACTCCTTTTTATTTTCTCGTACACGCTGTGCAATACCGGGGAACAGCTCAAGATCCGTATGAGGCAGAAACATCGAGGCCATATACTGATCTTTGAAACCGGGCACTTCTGAAAGTTCAAAACTGGTCATCTTCCGAACCGCCTCCACCACGTCCCTGCGGATATGATTGGAAAGCTCACACATCCAGCTGCCTGTCAGGGAGCCGTTTCCCAGGTACAGGATTTTGTCAGGATCGACTTCCGGCAGCAGCCCCACACTCATTGCACTGTCCAGATCAATAGAGGAGCCGAAGCCGCCGGCAAGAATGATCCGCTCCAGATCATTCACCTGCAAACCGACCTGCTGGAGCACGGTGGCGATCCCGGCGAAGATCGCCCCCTTGGCCCGAATAAAATTCTCAATATCCACCTCGTTGATTACGATATCATGATCAACGGCGCACTCATCCTGCCGGGCCAGCACATACTCCTGCCCGCTTCGTCCCTGGCGGAGACGGGGATGATCCAGGGGATTGAATTTCCCGCTCTGATTCAGCAGGCCGTGCTCAAACAGGGTCGCCACGATAATGAGCAGCCCGGAACCGCATATCCCGACAGGGGCTTTGCCGCCCTCGGTGATATTCATCGGCTCCAGGGTTTCCGGATGCAGACTGAAATCGCTGATCGCGCCTTCCACGGCCCGAATGCCGTGGGTAATCCCCCCGCCTTCAAAGGCCGGACCGGCGGAACAGGCGGCGCAGGCCAGCCAGTCCCGGTTGCCGATGACGATCTCCGCATTCGTCCCCACATCAATAAACAGGGTCAGCCGCTCCGAGCTGTACATACCCGAGGCCATGACCCCGGCCACGATATCTCCGCCCACATAGCTGGAAATGGAGGGATAGACCAGGGCGGCGCAGGTATCCGAGAGATCCAGCCCTATCTCCCGCGCCCGAAAAGAAGGAAAAAAAGTGGTGGTGGGAACATAAGGGACGCGACGGATACTGCTCGGGTCCAGGTGCAGGAGCAGATGGGTCATGGTGGTATTGCCGGCAATGGAGACGGAGTTGATTTCATCCCTGGTCACAGGCCCCGAACCCAGTCTTTCCGAGGGAACTGCCTGTTCCAGCATTTCCGTGATAAGCTGATTCATGCTTTCAATCACCAGCTTCTGCATCACATCCAGCCCTTCCGCCTTTTCAGCGTAAATCACCCTGGAGATCACATCTTCGCCGTAACTCATCTGGGGATTATAGCAGGATGCCTCGGCAAGAAATTTTCCCGTCTCAAGGTCAATGAGCACCCCGTAGACTGTTGTGGTCCCGATATCAAAAGCCAGCCCGAAATTCCGATGGCATTGATAGCCCGGTTGAATATCCAGCAGCCGATATCGCGCCCCCGGATTCACCGGAACTTCCAGGGTGGCGGTGACCTGAAAATTTTCCCGACGCAGGGCTGTTCCCAGTTTCTGGAGAAACGCCAGGCTCTTGAGTTCGCATTTTCTGTTATATTGAGCAGCCAGCCCCTGCAACAGGCGACCGGCATCCGCCCGATTATCATGACCGACCGGCGGAGTCAATTCAATGCAGACCTTTTCCACAGAGGGCGACCAGCCCCCTTCCTGCTTGAGTTCCTCCATATTAAAGACATGCCTGCGGGCGCGATTGCGCTGCGGAATCGCCGTGCCCAGCCCGCCTTTTCGCCGACTGCTTTCCTCGGGAATACGGATGCCGACATCTTCACAGACCAAGGCGCTGCATGCCTGTCGGTATCCCTGGGCAAAGGATTCGGCAGAAATTTTTTCGCTTTTTCCGCCAAGAACCTTTCCCTGCTCAACAACGACCCGGCATTTGCCGCAGACTCCGGCACCGCCGCAGGAGGCGTTTACATGCAGCCCGGCCTTTCTCGCCGCTTTCAGCAGTTCGGTACCGGCCCGTACCCGGCTTGTCTTTCCGGTCGGAAGAAAGGTGACTGTATACTCCTGCCGCTCGTCCCCCATCAGGTTGCCT
This is a stretch of genomic DNA from Candidatus Electrothrix rattekaaiensis. It encodes these proteins:
- a CDS encoding ASKHA domain-containing protein, translating into MGDERQEYTVTFLPTGKTSRVRAGTELLKAARKAGLHVNASCGGAGVCGKCRVVVEQGKVLGGKSEKISAESFAQGYRQACSALVCEDVGIRIPEESSRRKGGLGTAIPQRNRARRHVFNMEELKQEGGWSPSVEKVCIELTPPVGHDNRADAGRLLQGLAAQYNRKCELKSLAFLQKLGTALRRENFQVTATLEVPVNPGARYRLLDIQPGYQCHRNFGLAFDIGTTTVYGVLIDLETGKFLAEASCYNPQMSYGEDVISRVIYAEKAEGLDVMQKLVIESMNQLITEMLEQAVPSERLGSGPVTRDEINSVSIAGNTTMTHLLLHLDPSSIRRVPYVPTTTFFPSFRAREIGLDLSDTCAALVYPSISSYVGGDIVAGVMASGMYSSERLTLFIDVGTNAEIVIGNRDWLACAACSAGPAFEGGGITHGIRAVEGAISDFSLHPETLEPMNITEGGKAPVGICGSGLLIIVATLFEHGLLNQSGKFNPLDHPRLRQGRSGQEYVLARQDECAVDHDIVINEVDIENFIRAKGAIFAGIATVLQQVGLQVNDLERIILAGGFGSSIDLDSAMSVGLLPEVDPDKILYLGNGSLTGSWMCELSNHIRRDVVEAVRKMTSFELSEVPGFKDQYMASMFLPHTDLELFPGIAQRVRENKKE
- a CDS encoding glutamate synthase-related protein, encoding MKTSRCSVCGYLHSGGLDFHFCPICNAPADLFMDYTEADRDKPGHWDIRTVRMIKEMAETGEPFCEGKGTSRVFLNMDDLIFRPAVIAKMPLSETIEVTTEVVLGKAAQQPVILKTPILNAAMSYGALSKEAKMALALASSQAGTIANTGEGGMLDEERELARYLTLQYAPGRFGVTRERLVLADMVEIKLAQGAHPGTGARLPAANVSVDIAAARRIPIGEAAGSPAAHADIRGGGELAAKIFELRELTRGKPIAVKIAGGHLEDDLKAIFNQEYIPDVLVIDGGEGGTGSASVTMKDHVGLPLLYALPRVADFLRREELFHRVTLIAAGGIRHSGDVAKALALGAEGVYMGSALKVALGCTYLRQCHLGNCPHGIATQNEKLRRRLDVEQGAARIARFIRAATEEVKSVARSCGRDSVHDLDRTDLAALHSESARITGVELA